Part of the Leifsonia soli genome is shown below.
TGTACTTGAAGAGTCTGACGCTCAAGGGCTTCAAGTCGTTCGCGCAGCCGACGACGTTCGCCTTCGAGCCGGGCGTCACCTGCGTCGTCGGCCCCAACGGCTCCGGTAAGTCGAACGTGGTCGACGCGCTCGCCTGGGTGATGGGCGAGCAGGGCGCCAAGACGCTCCGCGGCGGCAAGATGGAGGACGTCATCTTCGCCGGGACGGCCACGCGCGGTCCGCTCGGCCGGGCCGAGGTGCAGCTGACCATCGACAACGCCGACGGAGCGCTGCCGATCGAGTACTCCGAGGTGACCATCTCGCGCACTCTGTTCCGCAACGGCGGCAGCGAGTACGCGATCAACGGGCAGTCCTGCCGGCTGCTGGATGTGCAGGAGCTGCTGAGCGACTCCGGTCTCGGCCGCGAGATGCACGTCATCGTCGGCCAGGGTCAGCTCGACGCCGTGCTGCACGCCAGCCCGGAGGACCGGCGGGGTTTCATCGAGGAGGCGGCCGGCATCCTGAAGCACCGCCGCCGCAAGGAGAAGACCCTCCGCAAGCTGGAGGCCATGCAGACCAACCTGACCCGGCTCAGCGACCTGGCGGGGGAGGTGCGCCGTCAGCTCAAGCCCCTCGGGCACCAGGCGGAGATCGCGCGCGAGGCGCAGTCGATTGCCGCCGTCGTGCGGGATGCGCGAGCGCGGCTGCTCGCCGACGAGGTCGTCACCCTGCGCCGCACGCTCGACGATCACGGCCGCACGGAGTCCGAGCGGCACAGCGAGCAGATCGTGCTGCAGGAGCAGCTGGAGCAGAAGCAGCTGCGCCGCACCCGGCTGGAGCAGGCGCTCGTGGGCGACGCGGTGGACACGGCGCGCAGCACCGCGTTCGCGCTGGAGTCGGTGCAGGAGCGGCTGCGCGGTCTGTTCACCCTCGCCAACCAGCGGGTGGCGTTGCTGGGCAGCCAGGGCGACGCGCCCGATGCGAGCCCGAGCGTGACCCCGCAGAACGTGCAGGACGCCCGTGACGAGGTCGATCGCCTCCGCGGCGTCGTCGTCGAGGCGGAGGCCGCGTGGACGGCGGCGCAGGCGGCGACGCGGAGCGCCCGGTCCCGCCTGGATGCGGTGGACGAGGAGATCGCGGCGCAGAGCGCGCTGGTCTCCCGTCACGACCTGGAGATCTCGAAGCTGAACGGCCAGGCCGACGCGGCCGCGCAGCGGCTGGCGGCCGTCCGCGGCGAGGTGCTGCGGCAGCAGAACGCGCTGGACGCCGCGACCGAGCGCCGCGAACGCGCCCGCGCCGAGTTCGCCGCCCGCGAGGCGGAGGCCGCGACCGCGGATGTCGGCGAGGGCGACCTCGACGAGGCGTACGAGCTGGCGCAGGCGACCGTCTTCGAGGCGGAGGGCGAGATCGAGCGGCTCCGGGAGGAGCTGCACACGCTGGAGCGCGAACGCGACGCCCTCGCGGCGCGGGTCAGCGCCCTCTCGCTCGCGCTGGACCAGAAGGACGGATCCTCGGCCCTCGTCGCCGCGCGCCTCCCGGGGGTGCGCGGGCTCGTGGCCGAGCACATCCGCGTCCATCCCGGGTACGAAGCGGCCATCGCCGCCGCCCTCGGCACGCTCGCCGACGCCGTGCTCGCCGACGACCGGGATGCGGCCGTCGCCGCGGTGACGCACGCGGCGGCCGACGACCTCGGGAGGGTCGAGGTCGTCATCGCCGACGCACCGGCCGCCACCGTCGATCTCGGCGGCATCGCCGGCGTCGTTCCGGCGACGAGTGTGGTGGATGCGCCGGACGGCGTCCGCGGCATCCTCGCCTTCACCGCCATCGCCGACGACCTGGATTCCGCCCGCCGAGCGTTCGCAGCCTTCGGCGGCCGGTCCGCCGGCGGGCCGATCACGATCATCACGACCTCCGGCGACGTGCTCACCGAGCATGTGCTGCGCGGCGGGTCCGGCGCGAAGCAGAGCCGCATCGAGCTCATCGCCGACCGCGACGCCGCGCAGGAGCGTCTCACCGAGGTCACCTCGCTGATCGACCGCGCGAAGTTCGCCCTCGCCGAGCAGCGCGGCGTTCTGCAGGTCGCCAAGGAGCAGTCGCAGGCCGCGCTCGCCACCTTGCGGGAGTTCGACGCCAAGCTGGCGGCGCAGACCGAGCAGGTGAATCGGCTCAAGGTGCAGCTGGAGGCCTCGCAGGCCGAGTTCGACCGGCTCAGCCGGGCGCTCGAGCAGGCGGGCGAGCGCGTCTCCGAGGCCGAGCAGGCAGCGGAGAAGGCGAAGTCGGAGCTGGAGGCGGCGCGCTCGCGTCCGCGTCCCATCCTCGACGTCAGCGCGCGCGACGCCCTGTCGACCGAGCTGGACGCCGCCCGCGAGGCCGAGGTCGAGGCACGCCTGGCGGTCGAGACGGCGAAGGAGCGTGTCCGCGCGGAGGAGGCCCGCGGGGTGGCGCTCGCCCGGCGGCTGGAAGCCGAGCGCGCCGCCGCCGAGGAGGCGGCCCGGCGCGCCGTCATCCGCCGTCGCCAGCTGGATGCGGCCGAGAGCGTCATCGCGGCCCTCCCGGCCGTCCTCGCGTCCATCGACCGCTCCGTCGCCCAGGCGCGGCTGGAGCTCGCGACGGCGGAGGCCGAGCGCGCCAGCCGCAACGACGAGCTGTCGACCCTGCGGCGCGATGAGGACGCGGTGCGCCAGAGGCTGCAGGCGATCACCGAGTCGGTGCACGGCCTGGAGCTGCAGATCTATGAGAAGAAGCTGCACCTCTCGAGCCTGCTGGAGCGGGCGGGCAGCGAGCTGGGGCTGGTCGAGGATGTGCTGGTGGCCGAGTACGGGCCGGAGGTGCCCGTTCCCGTGGACCTGGCGCGCGACGAGGTGCGCGAGCCGGACGCCGAGGTCGAGACCGTCCCCTTCTCACGCGAGCAGCAGCAGAAGCGCCTGGCCGCGGCGGAGCGCAAGCTGTCGCAGCTCGGCCGGGTGAATCCGCTCGCCCTCGAGGAGTTCGCCGCGCTGGAGCAGCGCCACAAGTTCCTCACAGAGCAGCTCACCGACCTCACGAACACCCGCAAGGACCTGCTGACCATCATCGAGGACATCGACGAGCGGATGCAGACCATCTTCGAGTCGGCGTTCGCCGACACCGAGGAGGCATTCAAGCGGGTCTTCCCGATCCTGTTCCCGGGCGGGCAGGGCAGCATCAGCCTGACCAACCCCGACGACCTGCTGACGACCGGCATCGAGGTGTCGGTGAAGCCGGCGGGCAAGAAGATCGAGCGGCTCTCGCTGCTCTCCGGCGGCGAGCGGTCCCTGGCGGCCGTTGCGCTCCTGATCGCGATCTTCAAGGCGCGGCCCAGCCCGTTCTACATCATGGACGAGGTGGAGGCGGCGCTCGACGACGCCAACCTGGGCCGCCTGCTCACGATCTTCGAGGACCTCCGCGAGAGCAGCCAGCTGATCGTCATCACCCACCAGAAGCGCACGATGGAGATCGCGGACGCCCTGTACGGCGTCTCGATGCGCCAGGACGGCGTCTCCGCGGTCGTCGGCCAGCGCGTCGCGCAGGAGAAGGCGAGCTAGGGCCCGTCGGGAGCCGTCACTCCCCGGCCACGGCTTCGATCGCGGCGACCTTCTCGTCCAGCCCGGCGAGGAGCCCCTCGGCCCGCTGGTCGCACTCGGCGGCCAGCACGGCGATCCCGGCGGCCGCCGACGCGCTGAGACGCCTGGCGTCGGCCCGGACGCGCAGATGGCGGGCCAGGAGGACGAGGTCGCGATGATCGCCGAGCGCATCCTGCACCGTCTTCGCCGCCGCGGCGATCCGCACGGCCTCCCGGCCCAGGTCGTCGACGACGGCCTCCGCCGCGTACCGCAGCCGGCGCGCCGCCTTCCGGGTCTCGTGCCGCTGCTCGAGGCTCTCGCCGGAGCTTCTCCGCACCCGGCGGGCGGCTTTCGCCAGTCCCTTCCTGGCGACCCGTCGCGGGTGCCTCCGCCCGGGCTTCGCCAGCGGGGGAGCGGCGGCGAACCGCTGCAGATCCGCGAGCAGCGTGCGGTGCGCCCGGCTGCGCAGGTGCCGCAGCAGCTCCGCGTGCGCACGCTCGTGCTCGGCGCGGGCCTCCGCGGCGATGGCCTCGACCGCATCCACCAGCTCCGGCGCCGACTCCGCGCCGAGCAGACCCTCGAGGTCGCGAGCGCGCACCTCGGCGTCGCGCACCCGGCCGAGCCGCTCGCCGAGCCCGGTCAACCGCCCGCGCATCGCGCGCTGCGCCTCCCGGTCGAACGCCGGCCGGTACACGCTCAGGATGCTGCGCAGCCGCCGGACGCCCGTGCGCGCCTGGTGCACGGCATCCTCCCCGCCGGTCTCGATCGCGACCAGCTGCTCCGCCAGCTCCGCCGAGACCCCCACGAGCGCGTACATGAGCACACCGTACAACCGCGGCTAGTCTGAGTGTCATGGCTGACCGCACCCCCTGGTCTCTGTCGAACGCCCTGCGCGGGCTGTTCGCCAAGAAGACCATCGACGACGACACCTGGGACGACCTCGAGACGGCGCTCATCACGGCCGACTTCGGTCCGGACGTGACCGAGGCCGTGGTCGACGACCTGCGCGCGAAGGTGGAGCGGTACCACACCACCGACCCGGCGGATCTGCAGCGGATGCTGCGCGAGACGCTCGAGGAGCGGCTGTCGAAGCTCGACACCACGCTGAAGCTGAGCGAGCGGCCGGCGATCGTCCTGGTCGTCGGGGTCAACGGCGTCGGCAAGACGACCACGATCGGCAAGTTCGCGAAGTTCCTGCGGACCTACGACCGCTCGGTCGTCGTCGGCGCGGCCGACACCTTCCGTGCCGCCGCCGTCGAGCAGCTGGCGACCTGGGCCGAGCGCGCGGGAGCCGAGATCGTCCGGCCGCAGCAGCAGGGACAGGACCCGGCATCCGTGGCCTTCCAGACCGTCGAGAAGGCCAAGCGCGACGGCACCGAGATCGTCATCATCGACACGGCGGGCCGCCTGCAGACCAAGGGCGGCCTGATGGACGAGCTCTCCAAGATCAAGCGCGTCGTCGAGAAGCAGGCCCCGATCGCCGAAGTGCTGCTCGTCCTCGACGCGACGACGGGTCAGAACGGACTGGCGCAGGCGGAGGCCTTCCTCGAGCACGCGGGCGTGACCGGGCTGGTGCTGACGAAGCTGGACGGCTCCGCGAAGGGCGGGTTCGTGCTCGCGGTGCAGGAGCGCACCGGCATCCCGATCAAGCTCGTCGGCCAGGGCGAGGGCATCAACGACCTCACCGGCTTCACGCCGCACGTCTTCGCACAGCAGCTGGTCGGATAGGGAGGCGCGGCATGGCGATCGAGCACGACTTCTTCGGCCTCATCGACGAGACGGCGAGCGGCGGACTCGCATGGGACGACACCGTCGAGCTGGGCGACCAGACCGTCGAGGTCGAGCTCCTGGCCGACGACGAGAGCAGCGTCCCGGAGTTCGCCCTGGACTCGGCGGCAGCACTCATCCAGGCGCTGGAAGGCTTCGACGCCCGCGCCCGCGACGCGCTCATCGCCGAACTGAGCTCCCGGCAGTCCGCCACCTCCAGCTACATCGACGACCACGTCGAGAAGCTGGGCGACAGCCTCGTCGATCTGCTGGTCTACAACTCGGGCGACATCGCGATCGATGTGCTGCGGTCCCTCCAGCTGATGAGCGTCGTCATCCAGGCCGACCACTCCGACGAGGACGAGGTGTTCGCGACGTTCGACTACTCGATCGCCCCGGACGAGACGGATGCGCTGCTCACGGTCGCCTTCGACATCCGCGGCGATGTCGTCTCGGTCGAGACGTCGGGCGACTGACGGGCGCTCACGACGCTCAGCCATCGTCGCCCGGTAGAATGACGGGATCATGGCTACTTTCGGCACGCTCTCCGACCGTCTTGCGGACACCTTCAAGAATCTGCGCACCAAGGGCAAGCTGTCGCCGGCGGACGTCGACGGCACCGTGCGCGAGATCCGCCGCGCCCTGCTCGACGCCGACGTGGCGCTCCCGGTGGTCAAGGACTTCACCGCCAGGGTGCGCGAGCGCGCGCTGAGCGACGAGGTCAACAAGGCTCTCAACCCGGCTCAGCAGGTCGTGCAGATCGTCAACGAGGAGCTCGTCGGCATCCTGGGCGGCCAGCAGCGCCGGCTGCAGTTCGCGAAGCGGCCCCCGACGGTCATCATGCTCGCCGGCCTCCAGGGCGCCGGAAAGACGACGCTCGCCGGCAAGCTCGGCAAGTGGCTGGTGAAGGACGGGCACACCCCGCTGCTGGTCGCCGCCGACCTTCAGCGCCCCAACGCCGTGACCCAGCTGCAGATCGTCGGAGAGCAGGCCGGCGTCCCGGTCTTCGCGCCGGAGCCGGGCAACGGCGTCGGCAACCCGGTGAAGGTGGCGAAGGACGCCCTGAAGTTCGCCGAGACCAAGCAGTACGACACGGTCGTCATCGACACGGCCGGCCGTCTCGGCGTCGACGCCGAGCTGATGAAGCAGGCGGCCGACATCCGCAAGGCGACCGACCCCGACGAGGTGCTGTTCGTCATCGACGCCATGATCGGTCAGGACGCGGTGGCGACCGCCAAGGCGTTCCAGGACGGCGTCGACTTCACCGGCGTGGTGCTCTCGAAGCTCGACGGCGACGCCCGTGGCGGTGCGGCGCTGTCGGTGGCCTCCGTCACCGGCCGTCCGATCATCTTCGCCTCCACCGGTGAGAACCTCGACGACTTCGAGCCGTTCCACCCGGACCGCATGGCGTCGCGCATCCTCGATCTCGGTGACATCCTCACGCTGATCGAGCAGGCCCAGCAGGCCTTCGACGAGGATGAGGCGCGCAAGGTCGCCGAGAAGTTCGCGACCGACTCCTTCACCCTCGACGACTTCCTCAAGCAGATGCAGCAGCTGCGCAACATGGGGTCGATCAAGAAGATGATGGGCATGCTGCCCGGCGCCGGCCAGATGAAGCAGCAGCTCGACCAGTTCGACGAGCGCGAGATCGTGCGGACGGAGGCCATCATCCAGTCGATGACGAAGGCCGAGCGCACCAACCCGAAGCTGCTCAACGGCTCCCGCCGGCTCCGCATCGCGAAGGGCTCCGGCTCGACGGTCACCGAGGTGAACCAGCTCGTCAACCGCTTCGAGCAGGCCGCGAAGATGATGAAGACGGTCGCGAAGGGCGGTGTGCCGAACGTCCCGGGCATGGGGCCCATCCCCGGAGCCTCGTACGCCGGCCGCAAGCAGCAGAAGAACAAGAAGAAGGGCTCGCGCTCCGGAAACCCGGCCAAGCGGGCGGCGGAGAACGCCGCCCTGGCGGCCGGCGTCACGACCGGCGGCGCGTCGCCGAGCGGCAGCGGGTTCGGCCTCGGCGGCGGTGCTGCTGCTGCGCCGCAGGGAGCGCCGGCGGGCGGGCCGTCCGAAGAGGAGCTGGCCGCGCTGCAGAAGTTCCTCGGCCGCTGATCCGCGGCGGACCGGAGGAGTTCCGCCCGGTCGCGTGCCCCGGCCGGCCGGCGGTTACAGCGCCAGGTTGAGCGGTTGGAGCTTCGACTCGATGGTCCGGGCGACGACCTTCTGACCGGCCGCGTTCGGGTGGATGCCGTCCGCCTGCAGCAGCTCCGGGTGCCCGACGAGCGGGAAGCCGATGTCGAGCCAGGTGCCGTCGACCCCGCGCACAGCGTCCCCGACGATCTCGTCGACGCGGGTCATGGTCGCGGGGGGCTGGTCCGAGCCCCAGACCCCGGTGATGCCGACGATCGTGGCCTCCGGGAAGCGCTCGCGGAGTTCGCGCAGCATCCGGTCGGCGTTCGCGGTCACGGCGGCCGGGTCCTGCTCGCGGTCGTTGCGCGTCGCGGCGAGCAGGATCACCTGCGGATGGAGGCGGAGCGCCGCATCGACCTGCTGACGGTAGGTCGTGCCGTTCCACCCCGGCTTGACGAAGCCGGAGCCCGACACCGCGAGGTCGGTGAGCTGCCAGCCATGTGCCTCCGAGACGAGGGCGGGCCACGCCTGATCGGCCGTGACGCCCTTTCCGAACGCGATCGAGTCGCCGATCGCGACCGCGTCGACGACGCCGGAGGCGTCGCGCGCCGCACTGCCCGCTGCGGGTGCGGCGACTGCGGTCGCCTGGGCAGCGGCGGGCCGGGCAGACGGTGCGGAGGTGCAACCGGCGAGGGCCATCAGTGCCACCGTGAGTGCCGCGGGCGCGAGCAGGGGGAGCCGGGTCCTGAGCGGGCGCGAGCGGCGTCGGGTGAGGGTGCGCACGGGTGCGAGGGTAAACGGTCTCAGCTGCGAGTACGCTGTGTGCCGCTTTTGGGCGTGTCGGAACGGTGGTAGCCGGAGTTCAGACTTTCAGCTTGTCCGCGACCACCGCCGCGATCGCCTGCTGACCCGGCAGGGTGGGGTGCTCGTCGTCGTCCTGCACGAGCCCCGCCTTGCCCCGATAGGGCTGCCCCAGATCGAGCCAGGTGCCGCCCGCGGCGATGACCGCCTGTCGCAGTGCGTCGTCTCCGCCGGCGAGCTCGTCGTCCCCGGCCTGGCCGCTGAGTGCGTTGAACCCCGCGATGCGGGCATCGGGCAGCGCCGATGCGAGACGGTCGACCGTCGAATGGATGGCGGCGCTCAGCTCGGCGGGGTCGGTGCCGAGATCGTTGTCCGATGCGCCGATCAGCACGAGGTCCGGGCGTGCGGCGATCGCGGCATCCACCTGGGCGGAGAAGTCGTGACCGTCGGACCCCTGTGCGACGAAGCCGGCGCCGGGAACGCTGAGGTTGTCGAGCCGCCAGCCGTGGTCGGCGGCCACGAGGGCCGGCCACGCCTCGGACGGATCGAGCCCGAGTCCGGACTCGATGGAGTCCCCGATCACGGCGACGTGCTCTTCGTGTGCGGCGGACGACTTCGCGACGCCGGCGATGGACGCGGCGGTCGCCGACGAGCACCCCGAGAGGGCGGTCAGAGCCAGGAGCGCGGCCGTCATCGCTGTGGCCGCTGCGGCAAGGGGGCGTCGAGCGAGCATGGCAACACCGTACGCCCGGACCCTATGGATCGGCTTTGGCCGGCCGGTGGATCGGCTCGCCGCCGAGGGGCTCAGCGGGCCAGGCCCGAGCGCAGCTCGTGCGTCAGCGAGCTGACCACCGCCTGGAGGCTGCCGCCGTTCTGCTCCGCCACCGCGAGCTGCCGCTGGTAGCTGGCGCCGGTGTCCAGGATGGTGAGGACCGTCGACAGCTCGTCGACGCATCCCAGCCGCTCGGCCTCCGGCTGCAGGTCGTCCACCAGCTCGCGCAGGGAGTCGGAGACCAGACGCTCGCTGCCGTCCGGGGCCTGGATGATCTCGGCGTCGAGGCCGTACCGGGCCGCGCGCCACTTGTTCTCGCGCACGAACCAGGGCTGAAGGGTGACCGGTTCGACTCCCGCGTCCAGCTGCCCCGACATCCGGTCGGTCAGGCAGTGGATCAGCGCGGAGACGGCGCCGACTTCGTCGGCCGTGGAGAGCCCGTCGCACGCGCGCATCTCGACCGTTCCCCACTTCGGCGACGGGCGGATGTCCCAGCGCACCTCGGAGTGGTCCTCGACGACGCCCGTGGCGACCAGGTCGTCGACGTACGCCTCGTAGTTGGCCCATGTGCCGAACTGCCACGGCAGACCGGCCGTCGGCAGCTGCTGGAACATGAGCGCGCGGTTGGAGGCGTAGCCGGTGCGCGCTCCGGCCCAGAACGGGCTGGACGCGCTGAGCGCCTGGAGATGCGGGTAGTAGGTCAGGAGGCCGTTGACGATCGGCAGCGCCTTGTCGACCGAGTCGATACCGACGTGCACGTGCACGCCCCAGATCATCATCTGCCGCCCCCACCACTGGGTGCGGTCGAGCAGACGGTCGTACCGCTCGTTCGGCGTCACCTTCTGGTCGAACCACTGCGCGAACGGATGCGTCCCCGCGCACATCAGCTCGACGCCCAGGGGATCCGTCACCTCGCGCACCAGGCCGATGAGCTCCTGGAGATCGGTGATCGCCGCAGGCACCGTGCGGTGGACGCGGCTGACCAGCTCCACCGTGTTCATCAGCAGCTCGTGGGTGATCTGGGGGTGCTCGCGCCCGTCGGGCGTTCCCAGCTCGCGCAGCACCTCGTCGGCGATCTGGACGAGGTCGCCCGTCGCGCCGTCGACGAGGGCGATCTCCCACTCGATGCCCACGGTGGAGCGCTCGGACTCCGAGAAATCGATCTGCATGCGGTCGTTCCATCCGTCCGATTGTTCAAAGCAGCGCAGTATCTGACAGAATAGCTAGTTGAGTTCGACGTACCCGACCCTCTATCCGGTGCGGCGGACGAACAAAGACCTCCTGCCGCGTGTGCCCCCACGCCCACGGCAGTCAGTTCGATACAACTCATCCATTCACACAGGAGAATCGTGGCTGTCAAAATCCGTCTGAAGCGCCTGGGCAAGATCCGCGCTCCCTACTACCGCATCGTCGTCGCCGACTCGCGCACCAAGCGCGATGGTCGCGTGATCGAGGAGATCGGTCTGTACCACCCGACCGAGGAGCCTTCGCGCATCGAGGTCGACTCCGAGCGCGCGCAGTACTGGCTCGGCGTCGGCGCCCAGCCGACCGAGCAGGTCACCGCGCTGCTCAAGCTCACCGGCGACTGGGGTCGCTTCAAGGGCGACAAGAACGCCGTGAGCACCGTCAAGGTCGCCGAGGGCAAGGCCGAGTTCGTCGCCGACGAGAAGAAGAAGCCGGTCCTCAAGCCCAAGTCCGAGAAGCCCGCCGACGTCACCGCCGAGGCGGAGGCCGTCGTCGAGGCCGAGGTCGAGCGCGAAGAGGCCGCCGAGGCCAACGTCGTCGCCGAGGCCGAGGCCATCGCGGACGACGCATCCGACGAGAAGGCCTGACGTCTTGCTCGCACCCGCGCTCACGCATCTGGTCAAGGGGATCGTCGATCACCCTGACGACGTCCACGTCGTGGCCAAGAGCTCTCCGCGTGGCGAGGTCCTCGAGGTTCGTGTGAACCCCGAGGACCTCGGCCGGGTGATCGGCCGGTCCGGCCGCACGGCGAAGGCTCTCCGCACCCTGGTCGCTGCGCTGGCCGACGGCCGGCGCGTCCGTGTCGACGTCGTCGACGACTGAGGTGGCGGACCACAAACTGCCTCGCAAGGAGGTCGCCCCCCGGCCCGGTCAGACCGAGCTGCGCGTCGGGCGCCTCACGAAGGCGCACGGCCTCAAGGGCGCGCTCAAACTGGAGCTCTTCACGGACGAACCGGAGAAGCGGTTCGTGCCGGGCGCCGTGTTCACCCTGCAGGTGCCCACCGCATCCAAGTGGCACGGCAAGACGCTCGAGCTCCGCGAGTTGCGCTGGTACAACGGCCACCCGGTCGGATTCTTCGCCGGTGTCGACGACCGCACCGAAGCCGAGACGCTGGCCAAGGCGATCCTCTGGGTCAGCCAGGACGCCGCGCAGCTCCCCGACGAGGACGACGCCTGGTATGACCACCAGCTGGTCGGCCTCGACGCGGTGCGCGACGGGGTGACCGTCGGGCGCGTCGCCCGCGTCGATCACCTCCCGGCGCAGGATCTGCTCGCCATCGCGACGGCCGGCGGCGAAGTGCTCGTCCCGTTCGTGAAGGCGATCGTGCCGGAGGTCGACATCGCCGCAGGGACGGTGACGCTCACGCCGCCCGCCGGGCTCTTCGAGGAGCTGCCGGACGACGATCCGGAGCCGGAAGGCGAGCCCGCCGCCGCGGAGGACGAGCCGGAACAGGCGCCGTCCGAGGACTGAACGACATCGAAAGAGGCCGACCCGCGCGGGTCGCCCTCTTTCGTCTGCGCCGGGACCGTGCCCGTGGCTCAGGAGACGATCGCGAGTCCGCGTCCGCGCAGCGAGCGCGCGTCGGCGCCCAGTGCGGCCACCAGCCGGTCGTGGGTGCCGACGACATGCTCGTGGATGCGCGCAGCGGCCTCGTCCGCCCGGCGCGCCGCGACGAGGGCGAGGATCTCGCGGTGCTCGTCGGCGGCATGCTCGTCGCGGGCGACCAGCCAGCGCGCGCGGGCCAGCCGGGTCATCGCGTCGGCGACGGCGTCCGCGAAGAAGGCGTTGCCCGAGAGGGCCGCGAGCCGTACGTGGAAGTCCGTCCCCGCGCGGACGGCGCCGTCGGGGGAACGGTCGCCGCCCGAGCGGTCCAGGTGCTCGGCCAGTGCCGCGAACTCGGCGTCGGAGGCGCGCGCGCAGCTGAGCCGCACCGCCGCGGACTCGACCGCGTCCCGGAACTCGCTCAGGCGCGCGATCTCGGCCAGATCGATCGGCGTGACCTGCCAGCCGCGTCCGTCCCTGCCGACGAGTCCTTCGGACTCCAGCCGCATGAGGGCGGAGCGCAGGGGAGTGCGGGAGGCTCCGAGCTCGGCCTCCAGGCCGCGCTCGGTGAGCCGGGAGCCTGGCACTCGGTCGAGGTCGAGGATCTGGGAGCGGAGGCGGTCGTAGACGCGGGACGTCTCGGCGACGGGCAGATGCTCGGACATGACGCTCCTTTGGGATACCAGCGTGGTATACCGCTAGGGTATACCCATGTTCAGCGGAACCGTGCGCCGTCCCCGCCCGTGGCTCATGCTGGCCTTCGGCGTCACCGCCCAGGCGAGCTCGACCGTCTTCGTCTCGACGCCGGCGTTCCTCATCCCGCTGCTGCACACCGAGCGCGGCCTGAGCCTCGCCCAGGCCGGTCTGCTGGCGTCCGCGCCGACCCTCGGCCTCGTTCTGACCCTGATCGCGTGGGGTGCTCTCAGCGACCGGATCGGCGAGCGGTGGGTCATCGCGTCGGGTCTGGCCATCACCGCTCTCGCGGCCGTCGCCGCCATGTTCGTCGACTCCTACCTGGCGCTCGGTGCCCTGTTCCTGGTGGGAGGGATGGCGTCGGCCAGCCCGAACGCGGCGAGCGGGCGCGTGGTGATCGGCTGGTTTCCGAAGGAACGCCGCGGTCTCGCCATGGGCATCCGCCAGATGTGCCAGCCGCTCGGGGTCGCGATCGCCGCGGTCAGCGTCCCTCTGCTCGCCGCGTCCGGCGGAATCGCTGCGGCGCTCGTCGTGCCTGCCGCGCTCTGCGGGGTGTCCGCTGTGCTGTGCGCGATCGGTATCGTCGACCCGCCCCGGCCGCCGCGGAAGGCGGCCGCGGGGGAGGACGCGCATCCCCAGGCCGTCTGGCGGCCGTACCGCGAGACGTCGTTGCTGTGGCGCATCCATGCCGTCTCCATGCTGCTCGTCGTTCCGCAGTTCACGGTCTCCACCTTCGGGCTGGTCTGGCTGGTGTCGCAGCTGCACTTCTCGTCGCTCGCCGCGGGCATCGTGATCGGTGTCAGCCAGTTCGCCGGGGCGATCGGCCGGATCGGCGTCGGAGTGCTCAGCGACCGAGTCGGCAGCCACCTCCGACCGCTCCGGTGGGTCAGCGTGTGCGCGGTCGGCGTGATGCTGCTGATGGCGACGGCCTCCGCCCTCGGCTCGGTGCCTGCGGCCGTCGTCCTCATCGTCGCGGCGATCGTCACGGTCGCCGACAACGGCCTGGCGTACACGTCGGTCGCCGAGATCGCCGGGCCGTTCTGGTCGGGGCGGGCGCTCGGAGCGCAGAACACCGGGCAGTTCCTCGCCGCATCGGTCGTCGGGCCGGCCGTCGGTGCGCTGATCGGGTGGGTCGGCTATCCGATCGCCTTCGCGGTCGTCGCGCTGTGCCCGGCGGTGGCGACACCGCTGGTGCCGCGCGACCGCGAGCTGGCGGTCGTCCCGGCCTAGCGGGGCCCTCCTAGACTCTCCGTATGCGCATCGACATCGTCACGATCTTCCCGACCTTCTTCGATGTGCTCGACATCTCGCTGCTCGGCAAGGCCCGGCAGTCGGGTCTCATCGAGCTCGGCGTCCACGATCTGCGCGACCACACGCACGACCGTCACCGGACGG
Proteins encoded:
- the ffh gene encoding signal recognition particle protein, producing the protein MATFGTLSDRLADTFKNLRTKGKLSPADVDGTVREIRRALLDADVALPVVKDFTARVRERALSDEVNKALNPAQQVVQIVNEELVGILGGQQRRLQFAKRPPTVIMLAGLQGAGKTTLAGKLGKWLVKDGHTPLLVAADLQRPNAVTQLQIVGEQAGVPVFAPEPGNGVGNPVKVAKDALKFAETKQYDTVVIDTAGRLGVDAELMKQAADIRKATDPDEVLFVIDAMIGQDAVATAKAFQDGVDFTGVVLSKLDGDARGGAALSVASVTGRPIIFASTGENLDDFEPFHPDRMASRILDLGDILTLIEQAQQAFDEDEARKVAEKFATDSFTLDDFLKQMQQLRNMGSIKKMMGMLPGAGQMKQQLDQFDEREIVRTEAIIQSMTKAERTNPKLLNGSRRLRIAKGSGSTVTEVNQLVNRFEQAAKMMKTVAKGGVPNVPGMGPIPGASYAGRKQQKNKKKGSRSGNPAKRAAENAALAAGVTTGGASPSGSGFGLGGGAAAAPQGAPAGGPSEEELAALQKFLGR
- a CDS encoding GDSL-type esterase/lipase family protein, with amino-acid sequence MRTLTRRRSRPLRTRLPLLAPAALTVALMALAGCTSAPSARPAAAQATAVAAPAAGSAARDASGVVDAVAIGDSIAFGKGVTADQAWPALVSEAHGWQLTDLAVSGSGFVKPGWNGTTYRQQVDAALRLHPQVILLAATRNDREQDPAAVTANADRMLRELRERFPEATIVGITGVWGSDQPPATMTRVDEIVGDAVRGVDGTWLDIGFPLVGHPELLQADGIHPNAAGQKVVARTIESKLQPLNLAL
- a CDS encoding SGNH/GDSL hydrolase family protein, which codes for MLARRPLAAAATAMTAALLALTALSGCSSATAASIAGVAKSSAAHEEHVAVIGDSIESGLGLDPSEAWPALVAADHGWRLDNLSVPGAGFVAQGSDGHDFSAQVDAAIAARPDLVLIGASDNDLGTDPAELSAAIHSTVDRLASALPDARIAGFNALSGQAGDDELAGGDDALRQAVIAAGGTWLDLGQPYRGKAGLVQDDDEHPTLPGQQAIAAVVADKLKV
- a CDS encoding glutamate--cysteine ligase; its protein translation is MQIDFSESERSTVGIEWEIALVDGATGDLVQIADEVLRELGTPDGREHPQITHELLMNTVELVSRVHRTVPAAITDLQELIGLVREVTDPLGVELMCAGTHPFAQWFDQKVTPNERYDRLLDRTQWWGRQMMIWGVHVHVGIDSVDKALPIVNGLLTYYPHLQALSASSPFWAGARTGYASNRALMFQQLPTAGLPWQFGTWANYEAYVDDLVATGVVEDHSEVRWDIRPSPKWGTVEMRACDGLSTADEVGAVSALIHCLTDRMSGQLDAGVEPVTLQPWFVRENKWRAARYGLDAEIIQAPDGSERLVSDSLRELVDDLQPEAERLGCVDELSTVLTILDTGASYQRQLAVAEQNGGSLQAVVSSLTHELRSGLAR
- the rpsP gene encoding 30S ribosomal protein S16; its protein translation is MAVKIRLKRLGKIRAPYYRIVVADSRTKRDGRVIEEIGLYHPTEEPSRIEVDSERAQYWLGVGAQPTEQVTALLKLTGDWGRFKGDKNAVSTVKVAEGKAEFVADEKKKPVLKPKSEKPADVTAEAEAVVEAEVEREEAAEANVVAEAEAIADDASDEKA
- a CDS encoding RNA-binding protein translates to MLAPALTHLVKGIVDHPDDVHVVAKSSPRGEVLEVRVNPEDLGRVIGRSGRTAKALRTLVAALADGRRVRVDVVDD